From Pandoraea vervacti, the proteins below share one genomic window:
- a CDS encoding secretin N-terminal domain-containing protein, whose translation MRMRLGVLCAITLLTACGTPGMLSQTDENITRSRNDARAALDTHTAPPISAIERVDGAWLSRKSVAVNATVALPEFFKREVRFSTGAALPISVLLAQVARGNGLTIRVASDVACEANAGGAGNGVRDRGGSVLKRFQINCTESGEPAVPLQYRGSLSGLLDTIAHRSGTHWTYRDGVVQFARYVTRTFQIKMMPGSSSYTASVGKASKMKADRGASGGGGGGGGASTGGVDLSFNADANVTVESELDYWTDLVKTVTDMLSPGGRVTPSVVTSSLVVTDTSDVISRVAQFVDAENAVLGRQVKLRVQVYSVSLEENSAAGIDWTLVYQSASGLVASLGGPATSGMLMARQGGFNVSKIPNGRLAGSTAFLRALSQQGRVSTVIDTTVVTLNNQPAPVAVTQNQGFVAQTKMSPGSYGGQAVVTAEQSVLTTGFVMNLLPTLMDNRSVMLQVQIDMSDLKKLEKINLRTGKASDSGGGAGGAQIKANIGDGGAGTSVTLGDRGDRGDGRSRGDDGLGVGTFMQLPLTASVQTMQRASLKSGDTLVLSGFRRKDDTTDRDGIYHYEGGTKEARQRVNEVVILISPELTEGV comes from the coding sequence ATGAGAATGCGACTCGGCGTGTTGTGCGCCATCACGTTACTGACAGCGTGCGGCACGCCGGGCATGCTGTCGCAAACCGACGAGAACATTACCCGCTCGCGCAACGACGCGCGCGCGGCACTCGACACACACACGGCGCCGCCGATCAGCGCCATCGAGCGTGTGGATGGCGCATGGCTTTCCCGAAAGTCCGTTGCCGTCAACGCCACGGTCGCGTTACCTGAGTTCTTCAAGCGCGAAGTGCGTTTCTCCACGGGGGCGGCGTTGCCCATCTCCGTGTTGCTCGCGCAAGTCGCGCGAGGCAATGGCCTGACGATCCGCGTCGCCTCCGATGTCGCCTGCGAGGCGAATGCCGGCGGGGCGGGAAATGGCGTGCGCGACCGGGGCGGCAGTGTCCTGAAGCGCTTTCAGATCAACTGCACCGAGAGCGGCGAACCGGCCGTACCGTTGCAATATCGCGGCTCGCTCTCAGGCCTGCTCGACACCATTGCGCATCGCTCGGGGACCCACTGGACCTATCGCGATGGCGTGGTGCAATTCGCACGATATGTCACGCGCACTTTCCAGATCAAGATGATGCCGGGCAGCTCGTCGTACACGGCGTCGGTTGGCAAGGCGTCGAAAATGAAGGCCGATCGCGGCGCCTCGGGCGGCGGTGGCGGCGGTGGCGGCGCATCGACGGGCGGCGTCGATCTGAGCTTCAACGCGGACGCGAACGTCACCGTCGAGTCGGAACTCGACTACTGGACGGACCTGGTGAAGACCGTCACCGACATGCTGTCGCCCGGCGGTCGCGTGACGCCGTCCGTCGTCACCAGTTCGCTGGTCGTGACCGATACGTCGGACGTGATTTCGCGTGTGGCGCAATTCGTCGATGCCGAAAACGCGGTGCTCGGCCGTCAAGTCAAGCTGCGGGTTCAGGTGTACTCCGTGAGCCTCGAAGAGAATTCGGCGGCGGGTATCGACTGGACACTGGTCTATCAGTCGGCGAGCGGTCTCGTGGCGTCTCTCGGTGGGCCGGCCACCAGCGGCATGCTGATGGCGCGCCAGGGCGGTTTCAACGTCAGCAAGATTCCGAACGGCAGGTTGGCGGGTTCCACGGCATTCCTGCGTGCGCTCAGTCAACAGGGGCGTGTGAGTACGGTGATCGATACGACGGTCGTCACGCTGAACAATCAGCCTGCGCCGGTGGCCGTTACCCAGAATCAGGGGTTCGTGGCGCAAACCAAGATGTCGCCGGGCAGCTATGGCGGACAGGCGGTGGTGACCGCCGAGCAGTCGGTGCTCACGACGGGGTTCGTCATGAATCTGTTGCCAACGCTCATGGATAACCGCAGCGTGATGTTGCAGGTGCAGATCGACATGTCCGATCTGAAGAAGCTGGAGAAGATCAATTTGCGCACCGGCAAGGCATCCGACAGCGGTGGCGGCGCAGGCGGCGCGCAGATCAAGGCAAACATCGGTGACGGCGGCGCGGGCACGAGCGTGACGCTCGGCGACAGAGGTGACCGGGGCGATGGACGTAGTCGGGGCGACGATGGACTCGGCGTCGGCACGTTCATGCAGCTTCCGCTTACGGCGTCGGTGCAGACGATGCAGCGCGCGTCGCTCAAGTCGGGCGACACGCTCGTGCTCAGCGGATTCCGTCGCAAGGACGACACCACGGATCGGGACGGCATCTATCACTATGAGGGCGGCACGAAAGAAGCGCGCCAACGGGTCAACGAGGTCGTGATTCTGATCTCGCCGGAACTGACCGAGGGCGTGTGA
- a CDS encoding prepilin peptidase — MAAFIDCLWGASEALEAFRNLPREGVVAVMATLGLFVGSFLNVVVHRLPHMLETRWAREIAAWSGQTPPVTPTFNLAWPPSRCPCCETPIAVRHNLPVLSYLALRGRCAACGARIAARYALVELSVGALFAVLAWTFVPMSQYGAMLAWCGFGATALALALIDMDTRLLPDALTLPLLWAGLLCAVAGLTLPLDEAVLGAALGYGVMRLIESVYRALTHQDGLGGGDAKLVAACGAWLGWIGIPPMLAFGATAATLAFAAFGLVRGRVLREPLPFGPWLVLGALASALWGERFLNLWLHTHA, encoded by the coding sequence ATGGCCGCTTTCATCGATTGCCTATGGGGTGCCTCGGAAGCCTTGGAGGCTTTTCGCAACCTGCCGCGTGAAGGGGTGGTCGCCGTCATGGCGACGCTGGGACTGTTCGTCGGGAGTTTCCTGAACGTCGTCGTGCATCGCCTGCCGCACATGCTGGAGACGCGATGGGCGCGGGAAATCGCGGCATGGTCGGGGCAGACGCCGCCCGTGACGCCAACGTTCAATCTCGCGTGGCCGCCCTCGCGCTGCCCATGTTGCGAGACACCGATTGCGGTGCGTCATAACCTGCCGGTCCTCAGCTACCTGGCGTTGCGCGGGCGATGCGCCGCCTGCGGCGCTCGCATCGCTGCCCGTTATGCGCTGGTGGAACTGTCGGTCGGCGCGCTGTTCGCAGTCCTCGCGTGGACATTCGTGCCGATGAGCCAATACGGTGCAATGCTCGCGTGGTGCGGTTTCGGCGCGACGGCGCTTGCGCTTGCCCTCATCGACATGGACACGCGTCTGCTGCCGGATGCGCTGACGTTGCCGCTGCTGTGGGCCGGTCTGCTGTGCGCGGTGGCGGGGCTGACATTACCCCTTGACGAGGCCGTGCTCGGGGCGGCGTTGGGGTATGGCGTGATGCGCCTGATCGAGTCTGTCTACCGGGCGCTCACGCATCAGGACGGCCTGGGCGGCGGCGATGCGAAGCTCGTTGCCGCCTGCGGCGCATGGCTCGGGTGGATCGGCATTCCGCCAATGCTGGCGTTCGGCGCCACCGCGGCAACGCTCGCCTTCGCGGCATTCGGGCTCGTGCGCGGGCGCGTGTTGCGCGAGCCGCTGCCGTTCGGTCCGTGGCTGGTGCTGGGCGCGTTGGCGAGTGCGCTGTGGGGCGAGCGTTTTCTAAACCTGTGGCTGCACACGCACGCCTGA
- a CDS encoding type II secretion system F family protein, giving the protein MIEAAKRLLANLTPARDPYPGLTKAKRRFRKTRAKFYSDFADAIEDGANPFELFSRRHARAKERRNPMAPLYAVWRDRASSKNLQKSWAGTIPDEDLVVIAAGEKGDLPGTLRFLARVVILQQQTRAAIAGAVALPIFMSVLLAAIQLGVAYGMMPIMTEIMPPEKFPLVGAGLYAMSGFVAAWWPLLYGVPVALVVGMSLSFSRWTGPLRRRFDDFGPYAVYRDVRAGEFLVALAALTSAKTSVFDAVSLLLARASPWLRWHLLRMRASLRSERSMIKAMDTGLFNEEVFDRLVEYAGRTNFDAGIRKIGLMTIEEVAERIKARSATLRSVLLALVGLTIIFTVGGMLQIGHAAGEYAQSMF; this is encoded by the coding sequence ATGATCGAAGCCGCCAAGCGTCTGCTCGCCAACCTCACCCCCGCCCGCGACCCCTATCCCGGTTTGACGAAGGCCAAGCGCCGCTTTCGCAAGACGCGCGCCAAGTTCTACAGCGATTTCGCGGATGCCATCGAAGACGGCGCGAATCCGTTCGAACTGTTTTCCCGACGCCATGCGCGGGCGAAAGAGCGGCGCAATCCGATGGCGCCGCTGTATGCGGTCTGGCGTGATCGGGCCAGCTCGAAGAATCTGCAAAAATCGTGGGCCGGCACGATTCCCGACGAAGACCTCGTGGTGATTGCGGCGGGTGAAAAAGGCGACCTGCCCGGCACGTTGCGCTTTCTCGCACGCGTGGTGATCCTGCAACAGCAAACCCGCGCGGCCATCGCCGGGGCGGTGGCGCTGCCGATCTTCATGTCGGTGCTGCTCGCGGCCATTCAACTGGGGGTGGCCTACGGCATGATGCCGATCATGACGGAGATTATGCCGCCTGAGAAGTTTCCGCTCGTCGGCGCAGGGCTTTACGCGATGTCGGGCTTCGTTGCGGCATGGTGGCCGCTTCTCTATGGCGTGCCCGTCGCGCTCGTGGTGGGCATGTCGTTGTCGTTTAGCCGCTGGACGGGGCCCCTGCGTCGGCGCTTCGACGATTTTGGCCCGTACGCGGTGTATCGCGACGTTCGTGCCGGCGAATTCCTTGTGGCGCTCGCGGCGCTCACGAGCGCCAAGACCTCGGTGTTCGACGCTGTCTCGCTGTTGCTCGCGCGGGCATCGCCGTGGCTGCGCTGGCATTTGCTGCGCATGCGCGCGTCGCTCAGAAGCGAGCGCAGCATGATCAAGGCGATGGACACCGGCCTCTTCAATGAGGAAGTGTTCGACCGTCTCGTGGAGTATGCCGGTCGCACCAATTTCGACGCCGGCATTCGCAAGATCGGGCTCATGACCATCGAGGAAGTTGCCGAGCGCATCAAGGCGCGCTCGGCGACGCTGCGCTCGGTGCTGCTCGCCCTGGTGGGCCTGACGATCATCTTCACCGTCGGCGGCATGCTGCAAATCGGCCATGCGGCGGGCGAGTACGCGCAGTCAATGTTCTGA
- a CDS encoding isovaleryl-CoA dehydrogenase, which produces MTELWQTHDVTNQVPPLTDYNLYATDAALQGAVAAFDADWHARELHRQGARLGEAEVQQWAHDANRHAPELQSFDSQGNRIDRVEFHPAWHSLMGLLRGAQLQSLPWAQPRGGAMAARTASYFLHAQNEAGSLCPTTMTFASIPVLAREPALFASLKDKLLAPQHDPRDVPLAQKHAILIGMGMTEKQGGSDVRTNTTLAADRGDGTFSLVGHKWFFSAPQCDAHLVLAREHDSDALSCFFVPRYTPDGGKNAVQIQRLKDKLGNRSNASSEVEFQDAYGVRVGAPGRGIPTIIEMATYTRLDCVIGSAAMMRTGVVQATHHARHRVAFGAKLVDQDLMTTVLADLALESEAATWLAMRLAQAFDAGAVDDDSPLQRAWRRVVLPAAKFWVCKRALELAGECMEVWGGNGYVETGPLARLYREAPVNSIWEGSGNVMCLDVLRAMSREPDVAQSWFHWLAERTGSHPALRAALAQLHGWLAADPATHAVRARAIAQQIVLLAQAALLLEHAPTDLAHGFIESRFSNLGGRVYGVMPDTLAAGVQRAWLDRAFPG; this is translated from the coding sequence ATGACCGAGCTCTGGCAGACGCACGACGTCACCAATCAGGTGCCGCCGCTCACGGATTACAACCTGTACGCCACCGACGCGGCGCTGCAAGGCGCTGTGGCCGCGTTCGACGCCGACTGGCATGCGAGGGAACTGCATCGTCAGGGCGCGCGTCTGGGCGAGGCTGAGGTGCAGCAATGGGCGCACGACGCCAATCGCCACGCCCCGGAACTGCAATCCTTCGATTCGCAAGGCAATCGGATCGACCGAGTCGAGTTCCATCCGGCGTGGCATTCGCTCATGGGACTGTTGCGCGGGGCGCAGTTGCAGTCGCTGCCATGGGCGCAGCCGCGTGGCGGGGCGATGGCGGCGCGCACGGCGTCGTATTTCCTGCACGCGCAGAACGAAGCCGGCTCGCTATGCCCGACCACGATGACCTTCGCGAGCATTCCCGTGCTCGCCCGCGAACCTGCGCTTTTCGCGAGCCTCAAGGACAAGTTGCTTGCGCCGCAGCACGATCCGCGCGATGTGCCGCTTGCGCAGAAGCACGCCATCCTCATCGGCATGGGCATGACGGAAAAGCAGGGCGGCTCGGACGTGCGCACCAACACGACGCTCGCCGCTGATCGCGGCGACGGCACGTTCTCGCTCGTCGGGCACAAGTGGTTCTTCTCCGCACCGCAGTGCGACGCCCATCTCGTTCTCGCGCGTGAGCACGACAGCGACGCGCTGTCGTGCTTCTTCGTGCCGCGTTACACGCCCGATGGCGGCAAGAACGCCGTACAAATCCAGCGTCTCAAAGACAAGTTGGGGAACCGGTCGAATGCGAGCAGCGAGGTCGAATTTCAGGATGCTTACGGCGTGCGTGTCGGTGCGCCGGGACGCGGCATCCCCACCATCATCGAAATGGCGACGTACACGCGGCTCGACTGTGTGATCGGCAGTGCGGCGATGATGCGCACGGGCGTGGTGCAGGCAACGCATCACGCGCGCCACCGCGTGGCATTCGGCGCGAAGCTCGTCGATCAGGATCTGATGACCACGGTGCTCGCGGATCTCGCGCTGGAATCCGAAGCCGCGACCTGGCTGGCGATGCGCCTCGCACAGGCGTTCGATGCGGGGGCCGTCGACGACGATTCCCCGCTGCAACGTGCGTGGCGCCGCGTCGTGTTGCCGGCGGCGAAGTTCTGGGTGTGCAAGCGCGCGCTGGAACTGGCCGGTGAATGCATGGAAGTGTGGGGCGGCAACGGGTATGTGGAGACGGGCCCGCTCGCGCGGCTGTATCGCGAGGCGCCCGTCAATTCAATCTGGGAAGGCTCGGGCAATGTGATGTGTCTGGACGTATTGCGGGCCATGAGCCGCGAGCCGGACGTGGCGCAAAGCTGGTTCCACTGGCTCGCCGAGCGCACAGGGTCGCACCCCGCGCTGCGTGCCGCGCTCGCACAGTTGCATGGCTGGCTCGCGGCGGACCCGGCAACGCATGCAGTGCGCGCGCGGGCCATTGCGCAACAGATCGTGTTGCTCGCACAGGCTGCGCTGCTGCTGGAGCATGCGCCGACCGATTTGGCGCATGGTTTCATCGAGAGCCGGTTTTCTAACCTCGGCGGGCGCGTGTACGGCGTGATGCCCGATACGCTCGCCGCCGGTGTGCAGCGCGCATGGCTCGACCGGGCGTTTCCCGGATGA
- a CDS encoding GspE/PulE family protein — protein sequence MATISERIRAAMARFGPRARTRAVVHPITDLRESDIQTLGWRQDLGITLPGAEHGSLVLVAMKPRLYLMLLEHTTFVRTQGSDLLERFDRAVRAKHRLDLEGIYVGTTEEILLMQSRLQQPGDDSAQTGEQRTGAYRNFDLIIERAVDAGASDIHFEFRDGRQVNVRMRIHGKLRTAAESDRLARDYHAMLDAVSAAYNSRADPSSRSHNHFDEAQHQSCSIPLTIRQRKYQLRFQSVKENRGVDVVLRLLVNEATDGDVLTLSQLGYSDDQVDILEDAVHRSPGLTIIAGETGSGKSTTLRTLMTYERDAGKKFFSIEDPVEYIQPHMTQIPIQRRAEDSPGESPFGAAAKVLLRGDPDKLMPGEIRDVETGSFAKSMTETGHQVLSTVHASSAFGIVTRLVSDEIGMPLAAVTSPNFLTAIVYQKLIPVLCTHCKRPASEALDDATLSVIGALGIDTSKVCVEGPGCERCNGRGTRGQTVVAEVCELSDALLDLLREGHFWEAERHWRACHDGDLTSANMTGKSAMEHAMYKMSQGLVDPRDVEAAFCKLKKFSFRQSASLSAPSARRLASV from the coding sequence ATGGCAACGATTTCTGAGCGGATTCGCGCCGCGATGGCGCGTTTTGGACCGCGTGCCAGAACGCGCGCTGTCGTTCATCCCATCACCGATCTGCGCGAGTCCGACATTCAGACGCTTGGCTGGCGCCAGGACCTGGGCATCACGCTCCCGGGCGCGGAGCACGGCTCACTGGTGCTCGTGGCGATGAAGCCGCGTCTCTATCTCATGCTGCTCGAACACACCACCTTCGTGCGCACGCAAGGGTCGGACTTGCTCGAGCGCTTCGACCGCGCTGTGCGCGCCAAGCATCGCCTCGATCTCGAGGGCATCTACGTCGGCACCACCGAAGAGATTCTGCTGATGCAGTCCCGGCTGCAACAACCGGGCGACGACAGCGCCCAGACCGGCGAGCAACGCACGGGAGCGTATCGAAATTTCGATCTCATCATCGAGCGCGCGGTCGACGCCGGTGCGTCGGACATTCACTTCGAATTTCGCGACGGACGGCAGGTGAACGTGCGCATGCGCATTCACGGCAAGTTGCGCACCGCCGCCGAAAGCGACCGTCTGGCACGCGACTATCACGCCATGCTCGATGCGGTGTCCGCCGCGTACAACTCCCGCGCCGATCCGAGCAGCCGCAGCCACAATCACTTTGACGAGGCCCAGCACCAAAGCTGTTCGATTCCGCTGACGATCCGCCAGCGCAAGTATCAGTTGCGGTTTCAGAGCGTGAAGGAGAATCGGGGTGTGGACGTGGTGTTGCGCCTGCTGGTCAACGAAGCGACCGATGGCGACGTGCTCACGTTGTCGCAACTGGGCTATTCCGACGATCAGGTCGACATTCTCGAAGATGCGGTGCATCGCAGCCCCGGCCTCACGATCATCGCCGGCGAAACCGGCTCGGGAAAGTCCACGACGTTGCGCACGCTCATGACGTACGAGCGCGACGCCGGCAAGAAATTTTTCTCCATCGAGGACCCGGTCGAATACATTCAGCCGCACATGACGCAGATCCCGATTCAGCGTCGCGCGGAGGACAGTCCCGGCGAATCCCCTTTTGGCGCTGCCGCTAAAGTCCTGCTGCGAGGCGATCCCGACAAACTCATGCCCGGCGAGATCCGCGACGTGGAGACCGGGTCGTTCGCCAAGTCGATGACGGAGACTGGCCATCAGGTGTTGTCGACGGTGCACGCTTCGAGCGCGTTCGGGATCGTCACGCGGCTGGTCAGCGACGAGATCGGTATGCCGCTCGCCGCCGTCACGTCACCGAACTTCCTGACGGCCATCGTCTACCAGAAACTGATTCCCGTGCTGTGCACCCACTGCAAGCGGCCTGCCTCCGAGGCGCTCGACGACGCCACGCTCTCGGTGATCGGCGCACTCGGCATCGATACGTCGAAGGTTTGCGTCGAAGGGCCGGGCTGCGAGCGGTGCAACGGGCGCGGCACCCGCGGGCAGACCGTCGTTGCCGAAGTCTGCGAATTGTCCGACGCGTTGCTCGACCTGCTGCGCGAAGGGCACTTCTGGGAAGCCGAGCGCCACTGGCGTGCATGCCACGATGGCGATCTCACCAGCGCGAACATGACCGGCAAGTCTGCCATGGAGCACGCCATGTACAAGATGTCGCAGGGGCTCGTTGATCCCCGCGACGTGGAAGCCGCGTTCTGCAAGCTCAAGAAATTCTCTTTTCGTCAGTCCGCGTCGTTGAGTGCGCCGTCAGCGAGGCGGCTTGCCAGCGTGTGA
- a CDS encoding type 4b pilus protein PilO2, protein MARALSNRLVVGAQWETLIGLEKEMTEIRSLARSRDASHFAVADDGAGTRTVGLISMADGPQAEAAVQAYALAAVLGTLVDGPNVAFLHPDPDDPAKAVFVTLRDRRPELDLEVPASELRQRLDQWSAEVEGPVSVAGVTRMDLPHADVVLTLDDIAAAALRDGPAQARFKPVRKALPARRIGVAAVTMAALVVIGGAAYWGWTWYEAMQREKLAAANRVDPVDAYKAALSRALAAEPFTTGASYARHLQYAIQHLPANAGGWRPASIDCKGRECAIEWRRQEGGTFDLLLSHRPNARIVDLDHAKEIVALPPESADSTQTGAAKGESSPNHETVIEATAHTKAKTQATEDFAEDDGDARVTPIPRNQFLRTAGARLQALGDYGMDIALTMPVPLVPAPPGVAARRDVPPPISKGQWKMAGHLAFFDSVAGLMMRAGNMSLGELKIVIDDGKPVFSAQGTYYVH, encoded by the coding sequence ATGGCGCGCGCCCTGTCCAATCGCCTCGTCGTCGGCGCACAGTGGGAAACGCTGATCGGTCTTGAAAAGGAGATGACCGAGATCCGCAGCCTCGCGCGCAGCCGCGATGCCTCCCACTTTGCCGTGGCCGACGACGGGGCTGGCACGCGCACCGTCGGCCTGATCTCCATGGCGGACGGCCCGCAAGCCGAAGCTGCCGTGCAGGCCTACGCGCTGGCCGCCGTGCTCGGCACGCTGGTCGACGGACCGAACGTCGCCTTCCTCCACCCCGATCCGGACGATCCCGCCAAGGCGGTTTTCGTGACACTGCGCGACCGGCGTCCCGAGCTCGATCTGGAGGTGCCGGCGTCGGAACTCAGGCAACGTCTCGATCAATGGTCTGCCGAAGTCGAAGGTCCGGTGAGCGTGGCCGGCGTCACGCGCATGGACCTTCCGCATGCGGACGTCGTGCTCACGCTCGACGACATTGCCGCCGCTGCACTCCGCGACGGCCCGGCGCAGGCCCGGTTCAAGCCCGTGCGCAAGGCATTGCCCGCCCGGCGGATCGGGGTCGCTGCCGTGACGATGGCGGCGCTCGTCGTCATTGGCGGGGCGGCTTACTGGGGTTGGACGTGGTACGAGGCGATGCAGCGCGAAAAGCTCGCCGCTGCCAATCGCGTCGATCCGGTCGACGCGTACAAGGCGGCGTTAAGTCGGGCGCTGGCGGCCGAGCCGTTCACGACGGGCGCGTCGTATGCGCGACATTTGCAGTACGCGATCCAGCACCTGCCGGCAAATGCGGGCGGATGGCGGCCTGCCAGCATCGACTGCAAGGGGCGGGAATGCGCCATCGAGTGGCGCCGACAGGAGGGCGGGACGTTCGATTTGCTGCTCTCGCATCGGCCGAATGCCCGGATCGTCGATTTGGATCACGCGAAAGAGATCGTCGCGTTGCCTCCCGAGTCAGCCGACTCGACGCAAACGGGCGCAGCGAAGGGCGAGTCGTCACCGAATCACGAAACCGTCATCGAAGCGACGGCCCACACGAAAGCGAAGACGCAGGCCACGGAGGACTTCGCCGAGGACGACGGCGATGCACGCGTGACCCCGATACCGCGCAATCAGTTCCTTCGCACTGCCGGGGCGCGATTGCAAGCGCTCGGCGATTACGGCATGGACATTGCGCTGACGATGCCGGTGCCGCTGGTGCCGGCGCCGCCCGGCGTCGCCGCACGTCGCGACGTGCCGCCACCGATCTCCAAAGGGCAATGGAAGATGGCCGGGCATCTGGCGTTCTTCGATTCGGTTGCGGGATTGATGATGCGCGCGGGCAACATGTCGCTCGGCGAACTGAAGATCGTGATCGACGATGGCAAACCCGTCTTCTCCGCACAAGGAACCTACTATGTCCATTAA
- a CDS encoding GMC family oxidoreductase — protein sequence MDYDYVIVGGGSAGCALAARLADGLPERTIALVEAGPPDNSFLVRLPLGLAALVPFASRRNYGYRTTPQAGLGGRQGYQPRGRGLGGSSSINAMIYTRGHPDDYNDWAAAGCTGWAWDDVLPYFRRNENNERGANAWHGVGGPLNVADLQTVNPFSRHYVDAAREAGFPVSEDFNGEHYEGAGIYQVTQKGGQRWNAARAYLHGKARANLHVITDALVQRIVFDGKRAVGIKLQRHGAVQTLRARAEVVLSAGAFNSPQLLMCSGIGPAEQLRAHGVEVRVDAPGVGENLQDHIDFIINKYVAHPELVGYTPAGLWHLFTQGLQYLRDRRGLFASNVAEAGGFLKSDPSLTRPDLQMHFLVGICDNHNRRPHLRRGMSLHACVLRPKSRGRVTLASADMRDAPLIDPAFLSAQEDVDTLLRGARVIRRILAAPSLARFGGEELHSRGVESDEALTALIRARADTIYHPVGTCRMGADAHSVVDTELRVRGVEGLRVVDASIMPTLIGGNTNAPSMMIGEKAADLMLASAAASRVTAPAASETPHAPATQAVAALAETIHSGVRVQPQV from the coding sequence ATGGACTACGACTACGTCATTGTCGGCGGCGGTTCGGCCGGCTGCGCCCTGGCCGCACGACTGGCGGACGGTCTGCCCGAGCGCACGATCGCGCTCGTGGAGGCGGGCCCGCCCGATAACAGCTTCCTTGTGCGCCTGCCGCTCGGTCTCGCCGCGCTGGTGCCGTTTGCGTCGCGCCGCAACTACGGTTATCGCACGACGCCGCAGGCCGGGCTGGGAGGACGCCAGGGCTACCAGCCGCGAGGACGCGGCCTCGGCGGCTCCAGTTCGATCAACGCGATGATCTACACGCGCGGTCATCCCGACGACTACAACGACTGGGCGGCCGCCGGTTGTACCGGGTGGGCGTGGGACGACGTGCTGCCTTACTTCCGTCGCAACGAGAACAACGAGCGCGGCGCCAATGCGTGGCATGGCGTCGGCGGCCCGCTCAACGTCGCCGATCTGCAGACCGTCAATCCATTCTCCCGACACTATGTCGACGCCGCGCGAGAAGCCGGATTCCCCGTGAGCGAAGACTTCAACGGCGAGCATTACGAAGGCGCGGGCATCTACCAGGTCACGCAGAAAGGCGGCCAACGATGGAACGCCGCGCGCGCCTATCTGCACGGCAAGGCGCGCGCGAATCTGCACGTGATCACCGACGCGCTCGTGCAGCGCATCGTCTTCGACGGCAAGCGCGCCGTCGGCATCAAGCTGCAACGCCACGGCGCGGTGCAGACCCTTCGTGCACGTGCGGAAGTCGTGCTGAGCGCCGGGGCATTCAACTCGCCGCAATTGCTGATGTGCTCGGGCATCGGTCCTGCCGAGCAACTTCGCGCGCATGGGGTGGAGGTGCGTGTCGACGCGCCCGGGGTCGGCGAGAACTTGCAGGACCACATCGACTTCATCATCAACAAGTACGTCGCGCATCCCGAGCTCGTCGGCTACACGCCCGCCGGCCTGTGGCATCTGTTCACACAGGGATTGCAGTATCTGCGCGACCGGCGTGGCCTGTTCGCGAGCAATGTCGCCGAGGCGGGCGGATTTCTCAAGAGCGATCCGTCACTTACGCGACCCGACTTGCAGATGCACTTTCTCGTGGGCATCTGCGACAACCATAACCGGCGGCCACACCTGCGGCGCGGCATGTCGCTGCACGCCTGCGTGCTTCGCCCGAAGAGCCGCGGACGCGTCACGCTCGCCTCCGCCGACATGCGCGACGCCCCGCTGATCGACCCCGCATTCCTGAGCGCGCAGGAAGACGTCGACACGTTGCTGCGCGGCGCGCGCGTCATCCGGCGCATTCTCGCCGCGCCGTCGCTCGCCAGGTTCGGCGGCGAAGAGTTGCATAGCCGGGGCGTGGAATCCGACGAAGCCCTCACCGCGCTGATTCGCGCGCGGGCGGACACGATCTATCATCCGGTCGGCACGTGTCGGATGGGCGCTGACGCGCATTCGGTCGTGGACACCGAACTGCGCGTGCGCGGCGTCGAAGGACTGCGGGTGGTGGACGCCTCGATCATGCCGACGCTCATCGGCGGCAACACGAACGCGCCGTCGATGATGATCGGCGAGAAGGCCGCGGATCTGATGCTGGCGAGCGCAGCCGCAAGCCGTGTGACTGCGCCGGCTGCCAGCGAGACGCCGCATGCGCCTGCCACACAGGCTGTCGCCGCGCTGGCCGAAACGATCCACTCAGGCGTGCGTGTGCAGCCACAGGTTTAG